The Gemmobacter aquarius genome contains the following window.
TTGCAGGAGTTGCGCGACCTGCGCGATTTGCAGCTTGCGGCGGGCGATACGCTGGCGCGGGGGCTTCAGGCGGCGCAAGCGGCGCGGTCGGCGCTTTCGCAGGCGATTTCGGAGCGCACGCAACTGCCGCGCGGCTTTGCCGAAGACCCCGACGAATTGCGCCGGTTGCTGGAGAGTGCGGATACGCTGGATGCCTTTGCGTCGGGCCTCGCGCCGGTCGAGGATGACGAGAATTACTTCATCACCGCCAAGGGCCGCTTGCCGCTGCCGGTCGTGGGGTCGGTGTTGCGCCGCCCCGGCGAGGCGGATGCGGCGGGGGTGGCGCGGCCGGGGTTGACGCTGTCGGTCAGGCCGCGCGCACTGGTCACGGCGCCATGGCCTTCGACGATACGGTATCTGGGGCCGCTGCTCGACTACGGAAATGTGATCATCCTGGAGCCGGGGGGGCGCTATCTGTTGGTTATTGCCGGGCTTGAGACCGTGTATGGAGAAGTGGGCGAGGTGGTTTCTGCCGGCGCGCCGCTTGGCCTGATGGGGGGGACCGATCCGACGCTTGCCGATCTGTTGTCGGTGTCGGAAGATGGTGGTGGCGTGCGCGAGACGGAAACGCTTTATATGGAATTGCGGCAAGGGGCCGATCCGGTGAACCCGGAAGACTGGTTCACCGTAGGAAGGGATTGAGGCGGATGAAGAAGTTTGTGATGGCCGCGCTGGGCGGCACCGTTGCCGGCGCGCTTTTGACGACGCAGGTCGCCGGTCCGCTGATCGCCCAGGAAGCCGAAAAGAGCACCTCGGTTTACGAGCAGCTTGACCTGTTTGGCGACATCTTCGAGCGGGTGCGCGGGCAATATGTCGAGGAGGTGGACAGCGAAAAGCTGATCCAGGCGGCAATCAACGGGATGCTGACATCGCTCGACCCGCATTCGAGCTATATGGCGCCCGACGATTTTGCCGACATGCAGGTGCAGACGCGGGGTGAATTCGGCGGCCTTGGCATCGAGGTGACGCAGGAAGAGGGCTATATCAAGGTCGTCTCGCCCATGGACGGCACGCCTGCCGACAAGGCCGGGATCAAGGCGGGCGATTTCATCACGCAGGTCAACGGCGAAAGCACGATGGGGCTGAACCTTGACGAGGCCGTGGACAAGATGCGCGGGCCTGTCGGTTCGGAGATCATCCTGACCATCGTGCGCGAGGGGACCGAAGACCCGTTCGACGTGTCGCTGATCCGCGACACGATCAAGGTGACGGCGGTCAAGGGCCGCACGGTCGGTCAGACAGTTGTGCTGCGGGTGTCGACGTTCAACGACCAGACGACTCCGGGCCTCGAGGCCGAGTTGAAGAAGGGTGTCGAAGCACTGGGCGGGCTGGACAACGTGGAAGGCTTCGTCATCGATCTTCGCAACAATCCGGGCGGTTTGCTGACCGAAGCGATCAACGTGTCGGACGCTTTCCTTGAAAAGGGCGAGATCGTTTCGACGCGGGGCCGCAACCCGCAGGACGGCGAGCGGTTCAACGCGACGCCGGGCGATCTGACCAAGGGCAAGCCTGTGGTGGTGCTGATCAACGGCGGGTCGGCATCGGCGTCGGAAATCGTGACGGGGGCCTTGCAGGACCATCACCGCGCCATCGTGGTGGGCACCAAGAGCTTTGGCAAAGGGTCGGTGCAGACCGTGGTGCCGCTGCGCGGGCAGGGCGCGATGCGCCTGACCACGGCGCGGTATTACACGCCGTCGGGCCGGTCGATCCAGGCTTTGGGGGTGATGCCGGATATCGTGGTGAACCAGCCGAAGGCCGTCGATCCGGCGACCGAAGCCGGACCCGAGGTCAACGCGCAAGGCGGGCGGACCGAGGCCGATCTGCGTGGCATCCTGTCGAACGATTCGATGACCGAGGACGAGCGCAAGTTGCTGGAAGAGGAACGCGCCAAGGTGGAAGAGGCGGCCAAGCTGCGCGACGAGGATTACCAGCTTGCCTATGCCGTCGACATCATCCACGGGCTGTCGACCGTGGCGCAGGCCCAGCAGCCGTGACCGGAGCGGCCGCCCCCTGCGGGGCGGCCCCCATTTGGAAAGTGCTGCGATGACCTTATCCGACCTGCCCTATCGCCCCTGCGTGGGGATTGTTCTTATCAATGCGAAGGGCGAGATTTTCGCAGGCCAGCGGCTGGATTCGACTGCCGAGGCCTGGCAGATGCCGCAGGGCGGGATCGATCCGGGCGAAAAGCCGCGCGAGGCGGCGTTGCGCGAGTTGTGGGAAGAAACCGGTGTCACCGCCGATCTGGTCGAATTCGTCGCCAAGACCGAGGATTGGGTGACCTATGACCTGCCGCCGGACTTGCTGGGCAAGGTCTGGGGCGGCAAGTATCGCGGACAGCGGCAAAAGTGGTTCCTGTTCCGCTTTCTGGGTTCGGACGACGCGATACGCATTGCCACCGAGCACCCAGAGTTCAGCCGCTGGCGCTGGATCGGCGCCGACGAGATGGTTGCCGCGATCGTGCCGTTCAAGCGGTCGGTCTATGAGCAGGTGGTCGTGGCGTTCCGGCCCTATCTGGCCTGATCCTTTCCGGGCGGTGATCTGGCGGAGCGGCCCATTGGGGCCGCGAGCGATATCTCGCGCTTGCGCGCTCGGGCGTTAGGGGGGCTCGCCCCCCTCTTGCCGCGTGCCGCGGCAATTCACCCCGGAGGATATTTGACGGCAGAAAATGCCGGATCAGCGGGTTGTGGCGGGAGTGGCGAGAAGGTCTTGCACCAGCGGGATGACTTTTTCGCCATAGAGGCGGATGCCTTCGAGCAGGGTTTCATGTGGCATGGGGCCGGTGGCGTATTTCATGTCGAAGCGGGTGACGCCGAGGTCTGACATGGCCCTGGCGATCTTGCGGGCCACGGTTTCGGGTGCGCCGACATAGAGCGAGCCTTGGGTCACCTCGTCCATGAAGCGTTCGGGGGTGACGGAGGGCCAGCCGCGCTCGGCGCCTATGCGGTCGAACATCGCCTTGTAATGCGGCCAGAGCTGTTCGGCGGCGAGTTCGTCGGTGGCGGCGACATGGCCGGGAGAGTGGATGCCGATGGGCTTTGCACGGCGGCCAAGCTGGGCGCAGGCGCGGTGGTAGAGATCGACATAGGGTTTGAAGCGGCGCGGGTCGCCGCCGATGATGGCGAGCATCATCTGCAGGTCCTGCCGCACCACCCGTACGACCGATTCGGGGCTGCCGCCCACGCCGACCCAGACCTGAAGCCCTGCGCCAAGGGTGGGAAAGACCTTTTGCGCGGTGAGGGGCGCGCGGGTTTGGCCGGACCATGTGACGGTTTCATCGCGCACGAGGCGGGCGAAGAGGTCGAGCTTTTCTTCGAACAGCCGTTCGTAATCGTCGAGCGCATAGCCGAAGAGCGGGAAGCTTTCGGTGAAGGAGCCACGCCCGAGGATCACCTCGGCCCGGCCGTCCGAGATGGCGTTGAGCGTGGAAAACCGCTGGAAGACGCGGACAGGATCGTCGGACGAAAGCACGGTGACCGCCGAGCCGAGGCGGATGCGGCTTGTCTTGGCGGCGATGGCGGCGAGGAGGATTTCGGGCGAGGAGATCGCGAAATCCGCGCGGTGATGTTCGCCAAGGCCAAGGAAATGCACGCCCAACTCGTCGGCGAGGACGCCTTGGGCGACCACATCGCGCAACACCTGATCATGCGGTTTCAGCTGCCCGTCGGGACCGAAGGAGGTGTCACCGAAGGTGTCGAGGCCGAGTTCGATCTGCATGATTTTCCTTTCGCAAGGCCCGAGGATAGGCGCAATCGGCACGGATTTACAGACTTAGCCGTTTGGAACACAGGCCGCGGGCGCCCGGGACTTTTCCTGAAAAGTCCCGGGCGGGGGCCGGAAAATCTTTGGCAAAGATTTTCCGGCGAGGGGGAGGGGCAAAATCCTTCTGGAAGGATTTTGGCGCGGCGGTCAGGCCACATCGCGCATTTGCAGCTGGCTGCCAGCGCCGGATTTCACCTCGAAGCGGCTGATCTTGCGGACGAGGTCGGAGAGTTTGGCGCTGCCATAGGTGCGGGTGTCGAAATCGGGATTGGCTTGGGTGATATACTGGCCGACCTGACCCAGCGAATACCATTCGCCATCGGGGTCGATGGCGCGCATGGCGGCGACGATCAGGGGGATCGCCTTGGCCGGAGGTTCCTTGCCGCCGCTTTGCGGTTTGGGTTCGGTTGGTTCGCTGCGGGCGGCGCTGCGCGGGGCGGGGTCGGCCTGCGGTTCGGGCTCATCGGGCGAGCCGAGGTTTTCGACGTAGATGAAACGTTTGCAGGCCTGCCGAAAGGCTTCGGGCGTTTTCTTTTCGCCGATGCCGAACACGTCGAGCCCCTGTTCGCGGATGCGGGCGGCCAGCCTTGTGAAATCGCTGTCGGAGGAGACGAGGACGAAGCCGTCGAACAGGCCCGAGTGCAGGAAATCCATCGCCGCGATGACAAGCCCTATGTCCGAGGCGTTCTTGCCCTTGGTGTTGGAGAACTGCTGGTCGGCGACGAGGCCGAGGGCGGCCACCTTTTTCGCCCAGCCGCCGAGGCGTTGGGCGGACCAGTCGCCATAGATGCGGCGGACCGATGCTTCGCCCAGACCGGCGATTTCCTCGAAGATCGCCTCGGCATAGCCCGATGGCACGTTGTCGGCGTCGATCAGCACGGCGAGGCGGGGGGCGCGGGGTTCGGGCATTGGGTGTCCTTTGGGCCGTTTCGTCCTTTGTGACCCAAAGCGCGCGTGGGGGAAAGGCTGGCTTTCTTGATCCTGTGCAAGCGCAGGTCTGGCGGGGAGCGCGGCACAGGAACCCTGCCGGTCCCGGCGGGTTCACTGGCCCTGTAACCTACGGGCGAGGACCGGATGGGAGAGCGCGACAAGGACGACGACGCGGTTTTGCCGCTGGCCGAGGAGCGGCTGGTCGTCGGAACGCGGCGGGTCGTTTCAGGTCGGGTGCGGTTGCGGGTGACGACCGAAACACTGGACGAGCCGGTGACGGCCGACCTGCGGGGCGAGACTGTAGAGGTGACGCGGGTTCCGGTGGACCGCGAGGTGGACGCGATGCCCGTGACGCGCGTCGAGGGCGATGTGACCATCGTTCCGGTGGTCGAGGAGGTGCTGGTGGTCGAGCGGCGGCTTGTGCTGCGCGAGGAGATCCATCTGCGCCGCACAGCCACGGTCGAGACGTTTGCGACCAGCGTTCCGCTGCGCCAGCAGCGCGTGGTGATCGAGCGGGACGGCGAGGAGCCGTTCCTTTTGCCAATCAACATCAACCAAGAGGATGAGAGCGATGAGCGACTATGATGATGGATCGGTAGCACTCGGTTCGGCCCGCAGCACGATTGTGACGGGCTTTTTCGACAGCCGGGCCGAGGCGGAAAGTGCAGCCGAGCGGCTGCGCGCCCTGGGTCTGGGCGGGCAGGTGCAGGTGACCGAAGGGGCGGGCGGGCCAGCGATGTCGGACATCGAGGAGCGCGATGAACGCGGGTTTTTCGAGCGGCTGGGCGATTTCCTGTTCCCCGACGAGGACCGCAGCACCTATGCCGAAGGGCTGTCGCGCGGGGGCTATCTGGTCACGGCGACGGGGCTGACCTCGGCTTCTTACGACTTGGTGATGGATGCGCTGGAAGAGGCGGGCGCGGTCGATATCGACGAGCGGGCGGCAAGTTGGCGGTCGGAAGGCTGGAGCGGTGGCGCTGTGTCGTCGGATGAGAGCCGCGGGCTTTCGGGTTCGGCGGGAGTAGGGGCCGGAACCGGCTATGCGTCGGAGAATGTCGGCGGGTCGTCCTATGGGGCGGGCGCGGTTGGCGCGGGGCGTATGGGGTCGGAACTGGCGGGCGAGGGGCGGTCCGGTATGGGCAGCAGCGGTTCGGTTTCGGGGTCCGCGCTCGGGGCTTCGGGGTTGCGGTCTTCGGATAGCGACGAGACGGTGCCCATCGTCGAGGAGCGCTTGCGCGTCGGCAAGCGTGATACCAGCCACGGGCGGGTGCGCGTGCGGTCCTATGTGGTGGAAGAGCCGGTGACTGAAACGGTGCGGCTGGAGGAAGAGCGGGTCGAGGTCGACCGCCATCCGGTCGACCGTGCGGTTGGCGCGGGCGATGGCGACCTGTTCCGCGAGCGCAGCATCGAGGCCGAGGAATACCGCGAGGAAGCCGTGGTCTCGAAAGAGGCGCGCGTGGTCGAGGAGGTCGGGCTGCGCCGGACGCATGACAGCCACGAGGAAACCGTTTCCGACACGGTGCGGCGCACCGAGGTGGAAATCGATGACGGGCGCGGCGGCGACAGCCTGTCGGGTGGGTTCCGGTCGAGCCGTCCGGTGAGCGAGGTCGAGGCGGAATCGGGTATGGACGATGACGAGATCGACGCGACGGGTCTGACCGAGAGGGACGTGAACCGTCCCTGACGCCGTAGGGTGCGCCTTTACGGCGCACCCATCTTTGGCCCACGAAGGTGCGCCGTAAAGGCGCACCCTACGCGGGGGTGGTTGGCGTGCGCCGGATCGGCGCTGCCGATTTCGGGTCAGTAGACCACGACCGAGCGGATCGACTCGCCCTTGTGCATCAGGTCGAAGCCTTCGTTGATGCGTTCAAGGGGCAGGATGTGGGTGATCATGCTGTCGATCTCGATCTTGCCGTCCATGTACCAGTCAACGATTTTTGGCACATCGGTGCGGCCGCGTGCGCCGCCAAAGGCGGTGCCTTTCCAGATGCGGCCGGTGACAAGCTGGAAGGGGCGGGTTTCGATCACCGCGCCTGCGGGGGCGACGCCGATAATGATCGACTGGCCCCAGCCACGGTGGGTGCATTCGAGCGCGTCGCGCATCACCTTGACGTTGCCGGTGCAGTCGAACGAGTAGTCGGCCCCGCCGATCTTGTCGAAGGGGGTCTTGGTCAGGTCGACGATGGCTTGGACGACCGATGTGCCTTCGGCCAGTTCCTTGGGGTTGACGAAGTGGGTCATCCCGAACTTTTCGCCCCATGCCTTTTTGTCGTTGTTGAGGTCGACGCCGATGATCATGTCGGCTCCGGCCATTTTCAGGCCCTGGATGACGTTGAGGCCGATGCCGCCGAGGCCGAACACGACCGCTTTCGCGCCGATTTCCACCTTGGCGGTGTTCAGCACTGCGCCGATGCCGGTGGTCACACCGCAGCCGATGTAGCAGATCTTGTCGAAGGGGGCATCGTCACGCACCTTGGCCAGCGCGATTTCGGGCACGACCGTGTGGTTGGCGAAGGTCGAGCAGCCCATGTAGTGGTGGATCGGGGTGCCGTCGAGCATCGAGAAGCGCGAGGTTCCGTCGGGCATCAGGCCTTGGCCCTGGGTGGTGCGGATGGCGGTGCAGAGGTTGGTTTTCTGCGACAGGCAGGACGGGCATTCGCGGCATTCGGGGGTATAAAGCGGGATGACGTGATCGCCCACTTTCAGCGATTTGACGCCCGGACCGACGGCGATGACCACGCCCGCGCCTTCATGGCCGAGGATCGCGGGGAACAGGCCTTCGGGGTCGGCTCCCGACAGGGTGAATTCGTCGGTGTGGCAGATGCCGGTTGCCTTGATTTCCACCAGAACCTCGCCCTCACGCGGGTCGGCGAGGTTCACTTCCATCACTTCGAGGGGTTTGCCGGGGGCCATGGCGACGGCGGCGCGGGTACGCATGGGATGCTCCTGTCTTGGTTTGGTGGTAGGTTGCCCAAACACCGCAGGATTGCAACGTGTGAAACCGACAAGAACCGGTAACGGAACGAAGCGGGCGTTCGGGCGTTTGGCGAGGTTGGATGGCAAAAACAGCGGGAGACGGGACGATGGGAAAGATGATGGTGGCGGTTGCGGTGGCCGCGCTTTTGGCCGGGTGCGAGCCGATGGGCGTGCCGGTTGCCGATGCGCCAAGCCCGAACACTTGCGGGGCCTATGACCTGCAATATCTGGTCGGATCGCCCGATACGGTGCTCGAGACGATACGGTTCAACAAGCCGCTGCGGGTCATTCAGGCGGGGTCGGCGGTGACGATGGATTACAACGCCGACCGTATCAACATCGAGCTGGACCGCTACCGGATGATTTCGCGGGTGTTCTGCGGGTAACCTGTCACAGAAAAAAGCCCCCGTTTGTGCGGGGGCTTTTTGGTCTGCGTTGCGTCAGTCTTACATCCGGTAGGCGGTGTGGCAATCCTTGCAGGTGCCGCCGATGGCGCCCATGCCGGCCTGCACGCCTTCGAGCGAGGAGGCGTCGAGCGCGGTTGCGGCGGCTTCGAGTGCGCCGGATTTCTTGACGAAATCATCCCAGTTGGCCCAGATTTCGGGCTTTGCCTCATCCGCCGGATCGGCGCCGCCTTGGGTTTCGAAGGTGGCGGTGATCTTGGCTGCGGCTTCGGCCAGCGCGGTCTTGGCCGCTTCGGCGGCGGCGGCGTCATAGGGGGCCTTGCCGCCCGCCATGCCGCCCAGAACCTTGGTCGCGCCGCCGATGGTTTCCATCAGTTCAGAGCGGGCAATGGCGTTGGGGTCGGTCCGTTCGGCTGCGTAAAGGGCGGTGGCGGCAAAGGCGAAGCCGGTGATGACGAGGGTTTTGGTGAATTTCATTATGCGTTTCTCCCTGAACTCTGGAGACCGACTATAAGGGGGGTCGTGTGACACGGAAGTGACCTTGTCACGCCGAAAGCCTGTATCACGGCATTGTCAGCGGGGGCGGGGCGGGGGTGGACTCGGGCCATGGCTGCGGTATGTTTGGAACATAACGGGAACATTTATGGCCAAACGTCGAATCCTTGTGATCTGGTTTCCCCGTCTGGGGGTCGAGCGGGTGCTGCGCCGGCGCGGGGCGGCCCTGCCTGCGCCCTTTGCGGTGGTGGGTGACCGGAACGGGGCGCAGGTGCTGGTGTCGGTCAACCCCGAGGCGGGGGCGCTGGGATTGTTCGAGGGGCAGGGGCTGCGCGATGCGCGGGCGATCTGTCCCGCCTTGGATACGGTGACGCAGGACGAGCGGGCCGAGGCGGCGTTTCTGACGGTGCTGCGGCGCTGGCTGGGGAAATATTCGCCCTGGGTCGCCGAGGATGCGCCGGACGGGGTGATGCTGGACCTGACGGGATGCGCGCATCTGTTTGGCGGGGAAGCGGCGCTGATGGAACAGGTGGCGGACGAGTGCGAGGCGATGGGGCTGACGCTGCGGGCGGGGTTGGCCGATACGCCGGGGGCGGCCTGGGCGCTGGCGCGGTTTGCGGGGCGCGGGGGCGGTGGCGGGGCCGAGACACGGTCGGGTGACGATATCGCGCAAGAGGCCCATGCCACGCGGTCAAAGGCGGTGCGGCGGCGGGCGGGTCCGGTGGCGCCTGCAGGGCCGCAGGGGGTGATCGCACCCGAGGGGCGTGCGCGGCAGATGCTGGGACCGCTGCCGGTGGCGGCGCTGCGGCTTGGGGCGGATGTGGTCGAAGGGCTGGCGCGTCTGGGCGTGCGGCGGATCGAGGATCTGGCGGTGCTGCCCCGCGCCACGCTGCCCAAGCGGTTCGGCCCGATGGTGCTGCGGCGGCTGGATCAGGCCTTCGGGTTGGAGATCGAGCCTGTCACGCCGGCCAAGGCGCCTTTGCATTTCGCGGCGCGCTTGAGCTTTCCTGACCCGATCGGTTTGCTCGGCGATGTCGAGGCGGGGGTGGACCGGTTGCTGCCGGTGCTGTGCGCCAAGCTCGCCTCACGGTCGCGGGGGGCACGGCGGGTGCGGTTGCAGGCGTTCCGCGCCGATGGCGATGTGCAGGTGGCCGAGGTGGGGTTGGCGCGGGCCTCGGACCGGGTGGAAAGCATCAGGCCGCTTCTGGCGCTGAAGCTGGGCGATATCGACGCGGGCTTCGGGATCGACATGCTTCGGATCGAGGCGGTGCTGACCGAGCCGCTGATGGCCGTGCAGTTTCGCGCCCGCATGGGGGAAGATGCCGCCCCCGTGCCGCAGGATACCGCGCTGGACGAGATCATCGGCAAGCTGGGCACGCGGCTGGGGGCCGAGGCGGTGACGCGGTTCCATCCGGCCGAAAGCCATGCGCCCGAGCGGGCGTTTCAGGTGCTGGCTGCGGCATGGTCGCAGCCTTTGGGCAAGCCGTGGGAAGGCTGCGGGCGGCCGCGACCGCTGGTCATGCTGCGCCCCGAGCCGGTGGCGGGGCCGGAAGGGCCGGTGCCGCCGAAAGGTTTTCGCTGGCGCAGGCGCGACTGGGTGACGCGGGTGGCGACTGGGCCGGAGCGGATCGCGCCGGAATGGTGGCTGGACCGGCCCGAGTGGCGGTCAGGCCCGCGCGATTACTGGCGCATGGAGACCGAGGATGGCACGCGGCTGTGGCTGTTCTATGCCCATGGCGGGGATGTGTCGGGGGGTGGTTCTGTCAGGGGGTGTTTGCGTGAGCGATTTCTTGCGAAGAAATCGCGCCGGAATTTGACGCAAATTCCGCGGTCGGGCGTGGAGCCAAAATCTGCGTCAGATTTTGCCGCGATTTCTTCGTGAGAAATCGCTCAGGCGGCTTCGGCAGCCGCTTGGCGCAGGAAGACGGGTGCGTCGGGGGCGGAGCGGTCAGCATCGTAGCCGTAGCCGCCGATGGTGAAGCCGGTCAGGTCGGCGGGGTCGGTCAGGCGGTGTTCCGAAATGAAACGGGCCATGGCGCCGCGGGCTTTCTTGGCGAAGAACGAGACGATCTTTGCTTCGCCCGCTTTCACCTCGAGGAAGGTGGGGGTGATGATGCGGAGTTTCAGGGCCTTGCGGTCGACGGCGTGGAAATATTCGTTCGAGGCGCAGTTGACGAGGATTTCGCTGCCTGCGGTTTCGCCTGCGTCGTTCAGCGCATTGGCGATCTTGCGGCCCCAGAAGGCATAGAGGTCGGGGCCTTTGGGGTTTGCAAGTTTGCTGCCCATCTCCAGCCGGTAGGGTTGGATCAGGTCGAGCGGGCGCAAAAGGCCGTAAAGGCCCGAGAGGATGCGGAGGTGGTCTTGCGCCCACAAGAGCGCGTCGGGGTCGAGGGTTTTCGCCTCGAGCCCCGCGTAGGTGTCGCCGTCAAAGCAGAAGGCGGCGGGTTTCAGCGTGGCGGGGTCGGGCTTGGGTTTGTAGGCGCGGAAGCGGTCGTGGTTCAGCTTGGCGAGCGGTTCCGAGATATCCATCAGCGCGCGCAGGTCGGCAACCGAGAGGTCACGCGCGATGCGGGCGAGTTTTGCGGCCTCGGCCCCGAAATCGGGGGTGGTGGGGTCCAGCCCTGCGGGCAGGGGGCGGGGCGTTTCGTCCAGTCGCTTGGCGGGGGATATCACGGTCAGCATGGAGGTCTCCTGTGGCACTCGACTTAGGGCGCGTCAGGCGTCGCGCAAGACGCCGAGGAAAGCTTCGCCGAAGCGTTCGGTCTTTTGGGCGCCCATGCCCTGTATCCGGTCGAGTTCGGGGATGGTCGAGGGGCGCAGTTCGGCGATCTGGCGCAGGGTGGAATGGGTGACGGAGAGGTATTTGCCGGTGCCATCCTCGCCGCGCGAGAGGCGGAGTTGTTCATCGGCGAGGCGGTCGTAGACTTGGCCCGCGTCGCGTCCGGCAAGGCGCATGCGCTGGGGGTGGAGTTCGGCGGCGGCGCCGTTGATGACGGTAAGGAAGGCTGTGCCGTAGCTTTCCAGTTTCTTCGCGCCAACGCCGTTGATGCGGGCGAATTCATCGAGGTTGGCGGGGCGCTTTTCGGCCATTTCGGCAAGTGTGCGGTCGGGGAAGATGACATAGGCGGGAACGTTGGCCTGTTCGGCCAGCGCGCGGCGCTTGGCTTTCAGGGCCGACATCAGGGGGGCGTCTTCGTCCGAGGTCAGGGTTTTGATCGCCACGCGGGGTTGGGCGGAAGCCACGGTGTCGCGGCGCAGGGTGATGTTTTCCTCGCCCCGCAGAATGGGGCGGGCGGCATCGGTCATCCGGAGGGCGCCGTGGCGGTCGGGGTCGGGGCGGACGAGGTCGCGGCCCATCATCTGGCGGAACACCGCGCCCCATGCGGGTTTGGTCAGGTCGCGTCCCACGGCATAGGTGGGAAGCTGGTCGTGGCCGCGTTCCTTGACCTTGGGCGTCGGGGTGCCGGTCAGGATGTCGATGAGGTGGCCCGCGCCGAACCATTCGCCGGTGCGAAGGATCGCGGACAGCGCCTTACGCACGGCATCGGTGGCGTCGAACAGGTCGGCGGGGCGGTCGCAGAGGTCGCAGTTGCCGCAGGGTTCGGAGGTTTCGCCGAAATAGCCGAGCAGCACCTGACGGCGGCAGGCGGTGGCTTCGGCAAGGCCGAGGAGCGCGTTGAGGCGGGCGTGATCGGCGGCCTTGCGGTCGGGCGGGGCCACGCCTTCGTCGATCTGGGAGCGGCGCAGGCGGATGTCATCCTGCCCGTAGAGGGTGAGGGTTTCGGCGGGTGCGCCGTCGCGTCCGGCGCGGCCGATTTCCTGATAGTAGCCCTCGATGGATTTGGGCAGGTCGGCGTGGGCGACCCAGCGGATATCGGGTTTGTCGATGCCCATGCCGAAGGCGATGGTGGCAACGACGATCAGCCCGTCTTCACGCTGGAAACGGATTTCGACGCGGCGGCGGTCTTCGGCCTCCATCCCGCCGTGATAGTGGCAGGCGGAGTGGCCCGCTTCGCGTAAAGCTTGGCCGAGGGTTTCGGTCTTGGCGCGGGTGGCGCAGTAGACGATGCCCGACTGGCCCTTCCGCGCGGCGGCAAAGCGCAGGATCTGCGTGCGGGGCGTGTCTTTGACCGCAAAGGCGAGGTGGATGTTGGGCCGGTCGAAGCCGCGCAGAAAGGTTTCGGGCTGCACGCCGTCGAACAGGCGGGTGACGATTTCGGCGCGGGTTTCTTCATCCGCTGTGGCGGTGAAGGCGGCGAGCGGGACGCCCAGCGAACGGCGCAGTTCGCCGATACGCAGGTAATCGGGGCGGAAGTCGTGGCCCCATTGCGACACGCAATGCGCCTCGTCCACGGCGATGAGGGTGGTGTTGATGCGGCGCAGCAGGGCCAGCGTGCCGGAGGAGGCGAGGCGTTCGGGGGCCATGTAGAGCAGTTTCAGGCTCCCTGCGTCGAGGGCGGCGAAGACGCTTTCGGTTTCCTCGTCGGTGTTGCCGGATGTCAGGGCGCCGGCTTCGACGCCGGTTTCGCGAAGCGAGCGGACCTGATCGCGCATCAGGGCGATGAGCGGCGAGATGACGACGGTAACGCCATCACGGCAGAGCGCGGGAAGCTGGAAGCAGAGCGATTTGCCGCCGCCCGTTGGCATGATGGCAAGGGTGTTCTTGCCCGCCATGACCGCATCGACGATTTCCGCCTGACCGGGGCGAAAGCCGGAGAAGCCGAAGATCGAGGACAGAAGGGCGGTCGGGTCTTGCATCTGGCCGGAATCGCTGTGGCGCGGGCAGGGTGGCCCGCGCGCGGTTAAGACGTCGTCAGGATCAGAGGAAGGCGGCGGCGTTGTTGATCAGGATGATCCGGAGCGCGTAGATCGCAAGGAGGGCGACGAGCGGCGCGAGATCGAGCCCGCCCATGTTGGGCAGGAAGGACCGCAGGCGGGAATAGACCGGACGGAGCAGGTTTTCGAGACCGTTCCAGATTTGGTAAACGAGCGGCTGGCGCAGGTTGAGGACCTGGAAGTTTATCAGCCAGCTCATGATGATATGGGCAAGG
Protein-coding sequences here:
- a CDS encoding S-(hydroxymethyl)glutathione dehydrogenase/class III alcohol dehydrogenase, which produces MRTRAAVAMAPGKPLEVMEVNLADPREGEVLVEIKATGICHTDEFTLSGADPEGLFPAILGHEGAGVVIAVGPGVKSLKVGDHVIPLYTPECRECPSCLSQKTNLCTAIRTTQGQGLMPDGTSRFSMLDGTPIHHYMGCSTFANHTVVPEIALAKVRDDAPFDKICYIGCGVTTGIGAVLNTAKVEIGAKAVVFGLGGIGLNVIQGLKMAGADMIIGVDLNNDKKAWGEKFGMTHFVNPKELAEGTSVVQAIVDLTKTPFDKIGGADYSFDCTGNVKVMRDALECTHRGWGQSIIIGVAPAGAVIETRPFQLVTGRIWKGTAFGGARGRTDVPKIVDWYMDGKIEIDSMITHILPLERINEGFDLMHKGESIRSVVVY
- the yaaA gene encoding peroxide stress protein YaaA, producing the protein MLTVISPAKRLDETPRPLPAGLDPTTPDFGAEAAKLARIARDLSVADLRALMDISEPLAKLNHDRFRAYKPKPDPATLKPAAFCFDGDTYAGLEAKTLDPDALLWAQDHLRILSGLYGLLRPLDLIQPYRLEMGSKLANPKGPDLYAFWGRKIANALNDAGETAGSEILVNCASNEYFHAVDRKALKLRIITPTFLEVKAGEAKIVSFFAKKARGAMARFISEHRLTDPADLTGFTIGGYGYDADRSAPDAPVFLRQAAAEAA
- a CDS encoding Y-family DNA polymerase encodes the protein MAKRRILVIWFPRLGVERVLRRRGAALPAPFAVVGDRNGAQVLVSVNPEAGALGLFEGQGLRDARAICPALDTVTQDERAEAAFLTVLRRWLGKYSPWVAEDAPDGVMLDLTGCAHLFGGEAALMEQVADECEAMGLTLRAGLADTPGAAWALARFAGRGGGGGAETRSGDDIAQEAHATRSKAVRRRAGPVAPAGPQGVIAPEGRARQMLGPLPVAALRLGADVVEGLARLGVRRIEDLAVLPRATLPKRFGPMVLRRLDQAFGLEIEPVTPAKAPLHFAARLSFPDPIGLLGDVEAGVDRLLPVLCAKLASRSRGARRVRLQAFRADGDVQVAEVGLARASDRVESIRPLLALKLGDIDAGFGIDMLRIEAVLTEPLMAVQFRARMGEDAAPVPQDTALDEIIGKLGTRLGAEAVTRFHPAESHAPERAFQVLAAAWSQPLGKPWEGCGRPRPLVMLRPEPVAGPEGPVPPKGFRWRRRDWVTRVATGPERIAPEWWLDRPEWRSGPRDYWRMETEDGTRLWLFYAHGGDVSGGGSVRGCLRERFLAKKSRRNLTQIPRSGVEPKSASDFAAISS
- a CDS encoding c-type cytochrome — its product is MKFTKTLVITGFAFAATALYAAERTDPNAIARSELMETIGGATKVLGGMAGGKAPYDAAAAEAAKTALAEAAAKITATFETQGGADPADEAKPEIWANWDDFVKKSGALEAAATALDASSLEGVQAGMGAIGGTCKDCHTAYRM
- a CDS encoding I78 family peptidase inhibitor, which gives rise to MGKMMVAVAVAALLAGCEPMGVPVADAPSPNTCGAYDLQYLVGSPDTVLETIRFNKPLRVIQAGSAVTMDYNADRINIELDRYRMISRVFCG
- the recQ gene encoding DNA helicase RecQ — protein: MQDPTALLSSIFGFSGFRPGQAEIVDAVMAGKNTLAIMPTGGGKSLCFQLPALCRDGVTVVISPLIALMRDQVRSLRETGVEAGALTSGNTDEETESVFAALDAGSLKLLYMAPERLASSGTLALLRRINTTLIAVDEAHCVSQWGHDFRPDYLRIGELRRSLGVPLAAFTATADEETRAEIVTRLFDGVQPETFLRGFDRPNIHLAFAVKDTPRTQILRFAAARKGQSGIVYCATRAKTETLGQALREAGHSACHYHGGMEAEDRRRVEIRFQREDGLIVVATIAFGMGIDKPDIRWVAHADLPKSIEGYYQEIGRAGRDGAPAETLTLYGQDDIRLRRSQIDEGVAPPDRKAADHARLNALLGLAEATACRRQVLLGYFGETSEPCGNCDLCDRPADLFDATDAVRKALSAILRTGEWFGAGHLIDILTGTPTPKVKERGHDQLPTYAVGRDLTKPAWGAVFRQMMGRDLVRPDPDRHGALRMTDAARPILRGEENITLRRDTVASAQPRVAIKTLTSDEDAPLMSALKAKRRALAEQANVPAYVIFPDRTLAEMAEKRPANLDEFARINGVGAKKLESYGTAFLTVINGAAAELHPQRMRLAGRDAGQVYDRLADEQLRLSRGEDGTGKYLSVTHSTLRQIAELRPSTIPELDRIQGMGAQKTERFGEAFLGVLRDA